The following proteins come from a genomic window of Excalfactoria chinensis isolate bCotChi1 chromosome 6, bCotChi1.hap2, whole genome shotgun sequence:
- the CISD1 gene encoding CDGSH iron-sulfur domain-containing protein 1, with amino-acid sequence MGLGQNSAVRVEWIAAVSLAAGAAAVGYLAYRKFLSKDKCCKAMVNLHIQKDNPKVVHAFDMEDLGDKAVYCRCWRSKKFPLCDGSHTQHNDETGDNVGPLIIKRKEA; translated from the exons ATGGGGCTGGGGCAGAACAGCGCCGTGCGGG TTGAATGGATTGCTGCGGTCTCCTtagctgctggagcagctgccgTTGGGTATCTAGCTTACAGAAAATTTCTCTCTAAAGACAAATGCTGCAAGGCAATGGTGAATCTCCATATCCAGAAGGATAACCCCAAGGTAGTCCATGCATTTGATATGGAAGATCTGGGAGACAAGGCTGTGTACTGTCGTTGCTGGAGATCTAAGAAG ttcccGCTGTGTGATGGCTCTCACACACAGCACAACGATGAAACTGGTGACAACGTTGGGCCTCTGATCATCAAGAGGAAGGAGGCATAG